The DNA segment GCCAGACCACCCCAATGATTTTCGCCAACGCCCCAGCCGGTCAGCAACACGTCCTGGCCCGCATGAAAACGAGGATCTTCGCTGGTCCGAACGGTACCGGCGAAATCAATGCCAGGAATCATCGGAAAGTTGCGGATGATTTTTCCTTTTCCGGTGATGGCGAGCGCATCTTTATAGTTCAGACTGGACCAGTGAACATCCACTGTGACATCGCCTTCCGGCAGCCGACTTTCTTCGAGAGTCTGCACGGAAGCAAGGGTTTTACCGTCCTGCTGTTCTAAGATCAAAGCCTGCATAACCTGTCCTCAATTCTGCATGGTGGATTGGAAAATGACGTCTGAAGACTATACTCGCTAATTGAAACGTGAATCCGATGCAACGCAATAAATTGCCAGATACACCTGATTTGGTAGTATGCACTCACTCTTTGCGCAACCGGACGAATTTTGCGTTTGGTTAAGCAGTTTCGTGTCGCAATTCAACCGTCGGAGTTAACTCAAGGATGCGATTAACGACGAAATTCTCAGCTTTTGTCACGCTGCTCACCGGGTTAACGATCTTTGTCACCCTGATCGGCTGCTCGCTGAGCTTTTACAACGCCATCCAGTACAAGATGACCCATCGTGTCCAGGCGGTGGCGACAGCCATTGACACGCATCTTGTTTCGCGCGATTTCAAACAGTTAACGTCGCAAATCGACGAACTGATGGTGTCAGCCGACGTCGTACGCGTCGATCTGTTGCAGGGCGAAAAGGTCATTTATAGCCAAACCCGTAACAGCAGCTATCGCCCGGTTGGCACCAGCAATCTCTTTCGCGAGCTCTCGGTTCCGCTGATGAAGCATCCAGGAATGACGATGGATCTGGTCTATCAGGATCCGATGGGTAACTATTTTCATTCACTGATGACGACGGCACCGCTCACGCTGGCCATTGGCTTTATTGTGCTGATGCTGTTTCTGTCGGTACGTTGGCTTCAGCGTCAACTTTCCGGTCAGGAACTGCTGGAGATACGTTCGACGCGAATTTTGAATGGAGAACGTGGAGCCAGTGTACGGGGTACGGTCTATGAATGGCCGGCGCGCACCAGTAGCGCGCTGGATATGCTGCTGTCCGAAATCCAGAGCGCCCAGGAGCAGCGGAGCCGTCTTGATACACTGATTCGCTCTTACGCCGCCCAGGACACCAAAACCGGCCTCAGCAATCGGCTCTTTTTTGACAACCAACTGGCGACGCTGCTGGACGATCAGGAGAAGGTCGGCGCGCATGGCGTGGTGATGATGATTCGCCTGCCGGACTTTAACCTGTTGCGCGACAGTTGGGGACGTAACCTCGCCGAAGAAGAACTGTTTAGTCTGATCAATTTATTGTCCACCTTTATGATGCGTTATCCGGGGTCGCTACTGGCGCGCTACCATCGCAGCGACTTTGCCGTTCTGCTGCCGCACCGCACTTTGAAAGAGGCGGAAAGCGTAGCCGGACAACTTTTAAAAGCGGTCGATGCACTTCCGACTAATAAAATGCTCGATCGTGACGATATGGTACATATCGGCATTTGCGCCTGGCGTAGCGGGCAGTCGACTGAGCAGGTGATGGAACATGCGGAGGCGGCAACCCGCAATGCCGTGTTGCAGGGCGGAAATAGCTGGGCGGTGTATGACGACTCTCTGCCGGAAAAAGGGCGTGGCAACGTGCGCTGGCGGACGCTGATTGAGCAGATGCTCAGCCGTGGCGGCCCGCGAATTTATCAGAAACCGGCCGTCAGCCGCGACGGACACGTGCATCATCGGGAACTGATGTGCCGCATCTTTGATGGTAATGAAGAGGTCAGCACGGCGGAATACATGCCGATGGTTTTACAGTTCGGTTTATCAGAAGAGTATGACCGCTTACAAATAAGCCGCGTCATCCCGCTGTTGAACTACTGGCCTGAAGAGAATCTGGCGATGCAGGTGACGGTAGAGTCACTGATTCGCCCGCGTTTTCAGCGTTGGTTGCGCGATACCTTGATGCAGTGTGAAAAATCGCAACGAAAACGCATAATTATTGAACTTGCGGAGGCGGATGTAGGTCAACACATCAGCCGGTTGCAGCCCGTTATCCGTTTAGTGAATGCATTGGGCGTTCGGGTTGCCGTCACGCAGGCGGGTTTAACGCTGGTGAGCACCAGCTGGATTAAAGAACTCAATGTGGAATTGATCAAGCTCCATCCGAGCCTGGTCAGAAACATTGAGAAGCGAACGGAAAACCAGTTGCTGGTTCAAAGCCTGGTGGAGGCGTGCTCAGGCACTCGCACCCAGGTTTACGCAACGGGCGTACGTTCGCGCGGTGAGTGGCAGACGCTGACAGCGCGTGGTGTTTCCGGTGGACAGGGGGATTTTTTTGCCGCCTCCCAGCCGCTGGATACCAATGTGAAAAAATATTCTCAAAGATACTCGGTTTAACCTGCCGTTTGTTCAGTTTTCACGTAGAATAACGCGCGCTGTGCCTTCATGGGGGTGTGCTTGTCTGCTCGCCATTTTGTAACAGCACACATGCAGGTGAATGACCTTAAATCGGTTGCAAATGAGGGCGAGGATTGCTGCTGAAGTGCTCAGCCCTGAGGGACTCAGGTAGAGATTTGTAACAAAGGAAACGAACTGCACTAATTTTCACCGTAGCAGATGATTTTTGCGCCTTGTCGCTGCTGCGTGTGGTTGGTAAAGTAAGCGGATTTTGTTTTCCGCCCCAGCTTTCAGGATTATCCCTTAGTATGTTGAAAAAATTTCGTGGCATGTTTTCCAATGACTTGTCCATTGACCTGGGTACCGCGAATACCCTCATTTATGTAAAAGGACAAGGCATCGTATTGAATGAGCCTTCCGTTGTGGCCATTCGTCAGGATCGTGCCGGTTCACCGAAAAGCGTGGCTGCAGTAGGTCATGATGCGAAGCAGATGCTGGGTCGTACGCCGGGCAACATTGCTGCTATTCGCCCAATGAAAGACGGTGTTATTGCCGACTTCTTCGTGACTGAAAAAATGCTCCAGCACTTTATCAAACAAGTGCACAGCAACAGCTTTATGCGTCCAAGCCCGCGCGTGCTGGTGTGTGTACCGGTTGGTGCCACTCAGGTTGAGCGTCGTGCTATTCGTGAATCCGCACAGGGCGCTGGCGCCCGTGAAGTCTTCCTGATTGAAGAGCCGATGGCGGCGGCAATCGGTGCGGGTCTGCCTGTTTCTGAGGCAACCGGCTCGATGGTTGTGGACATCGGTGGCGGTACGACGGAAGTCGCCGTTATCTCCCTGAACGGTGTGGTCTATTCTTCTTCTGTCCGTATCGGCGGCGATCGCTTCGATGAAGCCATCATTAATTATGTGCGCCGTAACTACGGTTCCCTGATCGGTGAAGCCACCGCAGAACGTATCAAGCATGAAATCGGTTCTGCCTATCCGGGCGACGAAGTGCGTGAAATCGAAGTGCGCGGTCGTAACCTGGCAGAAGGTGTTCCTCGCGGCTTCACCCTGAACTCTAACGAGATTCTGGAAGCCCTGCAGGAGCCGCTGACCGGTATTGTTAGCGCGGTGATGGTTGCACTGGAACAGTGCCCGCCGGAACTGGCGTCTGATATCTCCGAGCGCGGAATGGTGCTCACTGGCGGTGGCGCGCTGCTGCGTAACCTTGATCGTCTGTTAATGGAAGAAACCGGTATTCCAGTTGTTGTCGCTGAAGACCCGCTGACCTGTGTGGCGCGTGGCGGCGGCAAAGCGCTGGAAATGATCGACATGCACGGCGGCGACCTGTTCAGCGAAGAGTAATCGGGTGCCGGCAGGAGAGCGTCACGCTGTCCTGCCGACTCTGATACGAGAATACGCAAACTTATGAAGCCAATTTTTAGCCGTGGCCCCTCGCTACAGATTCGCCTTATTCTGGCGGTGTTGGTGGCGCTCGGCGTTATTATTGCCGACAGCCGCCTGGGTACGTTCAGTCAGATCCGTACGTACATGGATACCGCCGTCAG comes from the Citrobacter amalonaticus genome and includes:
- the csrD gene encoding RNase E specificity factor CsrD, yielding MRLTTKFSAFVTLLTGLTIFVTLIGCSLSFYNAIQYKMTHRVQAVATAIDTHLVSRDFKQLTSQIDELMVSADVVRVDLLQGEKVIYSQTRNSSYRPVGTSNLFRELSVPLMKHPGMTMDLVYQDPMGNYFHSLMTTAPLTLAIGFIVLMLFLSVRWLQRQLSGQELLEIRSTRILNGERGASVRGTVYEWPARTSSALDMLLSEIQSAQEQRSRLDTLIRSYAAQDTKTGLSNRLFFDNQLATLLDDQEKVGAHGVVMMIRLPDFNLLRDSWGRNLAEEELFSLINLLSTFMMRYPGSLLARYHRSDFAVLLPHRTLKEAESVAGQLLKAVDALPTNKMLDRDDMVHIGICAWRSGQSTEQVMEHAEAATRNAVLQGGNSWAVYDDSLPEKGRGNVRWRTLIEQMLSRGGPRIYQKPAVSRDGHVHHRELMCRIFDGNEEVSTAEYMPMVLQFGLSEEYDRLQISRVIPLLNYWPEENLAMQVTVESLIRPRFQRWLRDTLMQCEKSQRKRIIIELAEADVGQHISRLQPVIRLVNALGVRVAVTQAGLTLVSTSWIKELNVELIKLHPSLVRNIEKRTENQLLVQSLVEACSGTRTQVYATGVRSRGEWQTLTARGVSGGQGDFFAASQPLDTNVKKYSQRYSV
- the mreB gene encoding rod shape-determining protein MreB, whose product is MLKKFRGMFSNDLSIDLGTANTLIYVKGQGIVLNEPSVVAIRQDRAGSPKSVAAVGHDAKQMLGRTPGNIAAIRPMKDGVIADFFVTEKMLQHFIKQVHSNSFMRPSPRVLVCVPVGATQVERRAIRESAQGAGAREVFLIEEPMAAAIGAGLPVSEATGSMVVDIGGGTTEVAVISLNGVVYSSSVRIGGDRFDEAIINYVRRNYGSLIGEATAERIKHEIGSAYPGDEVREIEVRGRNLAEGVPRGFTLNSNEILEALQEPLTGIVSAVMVALEQCPPELASDISERGMVLTGGGALLRNLDRLLMEETGIPVVVAEDPLTCVARGGGKALEMIDMHGGDLFSEE